From Crassaminicella indica, one genomic window encodes:
- a CDS encoding recombinase family protein, giving the protein MHIKKLFIDKCSSKNTNRSKLKALMEYAREVNIIHLESFNRLVRITKDLLSSLKVQALAW; this is encoded by the coding sequence ATGCATATCAAAAAGCTTTTTATCGATAAGTGTAGTAGTAAAAATACCAATAGATCCAAATTAAAAGCACTTATGGAATATGCAAGAGAAGTAAATATCATTCATTTAGAAAGTTTTAATAGATTAGTAAGAATCACAAAAGATCTCCTAAGTTCTTTAAAAGTACAAGCGTTAGCTTGGTAA
- a CDS encoding YaaL family protein, whose protein sequence is MRRGMNRSARNTKSENSFFSAVGNLYAQIINGEAVQTEEDKMIHTIKEAHEEWRNAEKYFQDVTDPDLIDYAIYRVEAAKTRYTYLLKVAREMGIKSNIQ, encoded by the coding sequence ATGCGTAGAGGTATGAATCGTTCAGCAAGAAATACTAAAAGTGAAAATAGTTTTTTCAGTGCAGTTGGGAATTTATATGCACAGATAATCAATGGAGAAGCTGTGCAGACGGAAGAGGATAAGATGATTCACACTATAAAAGAAGCTCATGAAGAATGGAGAAATGCTGAGAAGTATTTTCAAGATGTAACAGATCCAGACTTGATCGATTATGCTATATATAGAGTAGAAGCTGCAAAAACAAGATATACTTATCTTTTAAAGGTAGCTAGGGAAATGGGAATAAAATCTAATATTCAGTAA
- a CDS encoding pro-sigmaK processing inhibitor BofA family protein: MGMGIELNIILAYAFGLILLYILGYILLIPIKWIIKLVYNGIIGGIMLLLINLAGGFFDIHIAINPITALVAGLLGVPGVVLMIILQYIL, encoded by the coding sequence ATGGGAATGGGGATAGAGCTTAATATTATTTTAGCTTATGCATTTGGTTTGATTTTATTATATATACTAGGATATATATTACTGATTCCTATAAAATGGATTATAAAACTAGTTTATAATGGAATAATTGGTGGAATAATGTTATTGTTAATTAATTTGGCAGGAGGTTTTTTTGATATACATATTGCTATAAATCCTATTACAGCTTTAGTCGCAGGATTGTTAGGAGTGCCAGGGGTGGTTTTGATGATTATCCTTCAGTATATATTATAA
- the nifJ gene encoding pyruvate:ferredoxin (flavodoxin) oxidoreductase translates to MAKKMKTMDGNTAAAYVSYAFTDVAAIYPITPSSPMAEHSDDWAAHGKKNIFGQEVQVTELQSEGGAAGAVHGSLAAGALTTTFTASQGLLLMIPNMYKIAGELLPGVFHVSARALASHALSIFGDHSDVMATRQTGFAMLASGSVQEVMDLGGIAHLAAIKSKVPFLHFFDGFRTSHEIQKIEVIDYEDFAKLVDYDKVKEFRQNALNPEHPVTRGTAQNPDIFFQAREACNKYYEAVPDIVADYMKEISKITGRTYRPFDYVGAPDAENIIVAMGSATDTIEETIDYLVSKGEKVGLIKVRLYRPFSEKYFFDVLPKTVKKIAVLDRTKEPGSLGEPLYQDVCTLFYRKENAPIIVGGRYGLGSKDTTPSQIKAVFDNLKEAEPKNGFTIGIVDDVTNTSLEIKEHITTAPEGTIRCKFWGLGSDGTVGANKSAIKIIGDNTDLYAQGYFAYDSKKSGGVTISHLRFGKKPIKSTYLISKADFVSCSTPAYVNQYDLLEGLRDGGTFLLNCRWTPEELEEKLPAKMKKYIAEHNIEFYTINAIDIAQKIGLGRRMNMIMQSAFFKLTNVIPLDDAIKYLKEAIVKSYGKKGEKIVNMNNEAVDQGINALVKIDVPASWADIEVVEEAKETDEKPEFIKNVLEPINAQKGDSLPVSTFAGREDGTFPHGTAAYEKRGIAVNVPEWIKENCIQCNQCSFVCPHAAIRPILVNEEEKKNAPAGFETLKAMGKGMEGLEYRMQVSTLDCTGCGSCVNVCPAKEKALVMKPIETQTEKEVPNWDYAMTVSHKENPMKKETVKGSQFEQPLLEFSGACAGCGETPYAKVITQLFGDRMMIANATGCSSIWGASAPSTPYCKNHEGKGPAWANSLFEDNAEYGFGMALGVKSMVNKLERLVKELLELDLSEEVKAPFIEWLEGKDEAEASKSATAKILKVLENKDNLDEKAKAILTEIEENKDFLIKKSIWIIGGDGWANDIGYGGLDHVLASGEDVNVLVFDTEVYSNTGGQSSKATPTAAVAKFAASGKKVKKKDLGMIAATYGYVYVAQVGMGADKNQFMKAITEAESYKGPSLIIAYAPCINHGIKIGMGRSQEDIKRAVECGYWHLYRYNPMLKAEGKNPFILDSKEPTASFREYLEGQVRYTSLQKSFPEIAEELFEKAEKEAKERYETYKRMAEQAM, encoded by the coding sequence ATGGCAAAGAAAATGAAAACCATGGATGGTAATACAGCTGCTGCTTATGTATCCTATGCGTTTACTGATGTTGCAGCAATTTACCCAATTACTCCATCTTCACCTATGGCAGAGCATTCAGATGACTGGGCTGCTCATGGAAAGAAAAATATTTTTGGACAAGAGGTACAAGTTACAGAGCTTCAATCAGAAGGAGGAGCTGCTGGAGCTGTACATGGATCATTAGCTGCTGGAGCATTAACAACAACTTTTACTGCTTCACAAGGACTATTACTTATGATTCCAAATATGTATAAAATTGCAGGTGAATTATTACCTGGAGTATTTCATGTAAGTGCGAGAGCTCTTGCAAGTCATGCACTTTCAATCTTTGGAGACCATTCAGACGTTATGGCAACTAGACAAACTGGATTTGCTATGCTTGCATCAGGAAGCGTACAAGAGGTTATGGACTTAGGAGGAATTGCACACCTTGCTGCAATCAAATCTAAAGTGCCATTTTTACATTTCTTTGATGGATTTAGAACATCTCATGAAATCCAAAAGATAGAAGTAATCGATTATGAAGATTTTGCAAAGCTTGTTGATTACGATAAAGTAAAAGAGTTCAGACAAAACGCATTAAATCCTGAGCACCCTGTTACAAGAGGTACTGCACAAAATCCTGATATTTTCTTCCAAGCAAGAGAAGCTTGTAATAAATATTATGAAGCAGTTCCAGATATTGTAGCAGACTATATGAAAGAAATCAGTAAAATTACAGGAAGAACATATAGACCATTTGACTATGTAGGAGCTCCTGATGCTGAAAATATTATTGTAGCAATGGGTTCTGCAACTGATACAATCGAAGAAACAATAGATTATTTAGTAAGTAAAGGGGAAAAGGTAGGTTTAATCAAAGTAAGATTATACAGACCATTTAGCGAAAAATACTTCTTTGACGTATTGCCAAAAACTGTTAAGAAGATTGCAGTTCTTGATAGAACAAAAGAGCCAGGTTCGCTAGGTGAGCCATTATATCAAGATGTATGTACATTATTCTACAGAAAAGAAAATGCTCCAATCATCGTTGGAGGACGTTATGGATTAGGTTCAAAAGATACAACACCTTCACAAATTAAGGCTGTATTTGACAACTTAAAAGAAGCTGAGCCTAAGAATGGATTTACAATAGGTATTGTAGATGATGTAACTAATACATCTCTTGAAATAAAAGAGCATATCACAACTGCTCCAGAAGGAACAATCAGATGTAAATTCTGGGGATTAGGTTCTGATGGTACAGTAGGTGCAAATAAGAGTGCAATCAAGATCATCGGAGACAATACTGATTTATATGCACAAGGATATTTTGCATATGACTCTAAGAAATCTGGTGGAGTTACAATTTCTCACTTAAGATTTGGTAAAAAGCCTATTAAATCTACATATTTAATCAGTAAAGCTGATTTTGTATCTTGTTCAACACCAGCTTATGTAAATCAATATGATTTATTAGAAGGATTAAGAGATGGAGGTACATTCTTACTTAACTGTAGATGGACTCCAGAAGAATTAGAAGAAAAATTACCTGCAAAAATGAAAAAATACATTGCAGAGCATAATATAGAGTTCTATACAATTAATGCAATTGATATTGCACAAAAAATCGGACTTGGTAGAAGAATGAATATGATTATGCAATCTGCATTCTTCAAGCTAACAAATGTTATTCCTCTTGATGATGCGATAAAATATCTAAAAGAAGCTATTGTAAAATCCTACGGTAAAAAAGGTGAAAAAATCGTTAATATGAATAATGAAGCAGTAGATCAAGGAATCAATGCATTAGTAAAAATTGATGTACCAGCTTCATGGGCAGATATAGAAGTTGTTGAAGAAGCTAAAGAAACAGATGAAAAGCCAGAATTCATCAAAAACGTATTAGAGCCAATCAATGCACAAAAGGGAGATTCACTTCCAGTAAGTACATTTGCAGGAAGAGAAGATGGAACATTCCCACATGGTACTGCTGCATATGAAAAACGTGGTATTGCTGTAAATGTACCAGAATGGATTAAAGAAAATTGTATTCAATGTAATCAATGTTCGTTTGTTTGTCCACATGCTGCAATTAGACCAATATTAGTGAACGAAGAAGAAAAGAAAAATGCACCAGCTGGCTTTGAAACATTAAAGGCTATGGGTAAAGGCATGGAAGGTCTTGAGTACCGTATGCAAGTAAGTACGCTAGATTGTACAGGATGTGGAAGCTGTGTAAATGTATGTCCAGCTAAAGAAAAAGCATTAGTAATGAAACCAATTGAAACACAAACAGAAAAAGAGGTTCCAAACTGGGATTATGCTATGACTGTTTCACATAAAGAAAATCCAATGAAGAAAGAAACAGTAAAAGGAAGTCAGTTTGAACAGCCACTTCTTGAGTTCTCAGGAGCATGTGCTGGTTGTGGAGAAACTCCTTATGCGAAGGTAATCACACAATTATTCGGAGATCGTATGATGATCGCTAATGCTACAGGATGTTCTTCAATTTGGGGAGCTTCAGCACCATCTACACCATACTGCAAAAACCATGAAGGAAAAGGTCCTGCTTGGGCAAACTCTCTATTTGAAGATAATGCTGAGTATGGATTTGGTATGGCACTTGGTGTGAAATCTATGGTAAATAAATTAGAAAGACTTGTAAAAGAGTTACTTGAATTAGATCTTAGTGAAGAAGTAAAAGCACCATTTATAGAATGGTTAGAAGGAAAAGATGAGGCAGAGGCTTCAAAGTCTGCTACAGCTAAAATCCTTAAAGTGCTAGAAAATAAAGATAATCTAGATGAAAAAGCAAAAGCAATTTTAACAGAAATAGAAGAAAACAAAGACTTCTTAATTAAGAAATCTATATGGATTATCGGTGGAGACGGATGGGCAAATGATATCGGTTATGGTGGACTTGATCATGTGCTTGCATCAGGAGAAGATGTAAATGTATTAGTATTCGATACAGAGGTGTATTCAAATACTGGTGGACAATCTTCAAAAGCTACGCCAACAGCGGCTGTTGCAAAATTTGCAGCATCTGGTAAAAAGGTTAAGAAGAAAGACCTGGGTATGATAGCTGCTACTTATGGTTATGTATATGTAGCTCAAGTTGGTATGGGTGCAGACAAGAACCAATTCATGAAAGCTATTACAGAAGCTGAAAGCTATAAAGGTCCATCACTAATAATTGCATATGCTCCATGTATAAATCACGGTATTAAGATTGGTATGGGAAGAAGTCAAGAAGACATTAAGAGAGCTGTAGAGTGCGGATACTGGCATCTATATAGATACAACCCAATGTTAAAAGCAGAGGGTAAGAATCCATTTATATTAGATTCTAAAGAGCCAACAGCAAGCTTTAGAGAATACTTAGAAGGACAAGTAAGATATACTTCACTTCAAAAGAGCTTCCCAGAAATAGCAGAAGAGCTATTTGAAAAGGCAGAAAAGGAAGCAAAAGAAAGATACGAAACTTATAAAAGAATGGCAGAACAAGCAATGTAA
- a CDS encoding 50S ribosomal protein L25, with protein sequence MGMPLLKVKERKETNKKYLKKIRKEGFVPAVIYGHNKKTKEVQFNKQELDKTLNHYGVGSSVQLSMGDEIRLAIIKDVQRHITKLHVLHIDLQELDEKEKVRVKLPIYLINKSAVESSTSVIQQQMTELEIQTLPKYLPQSIEVDVSTMKYGEPLTVKDLWVFNNENIEVLSDKDEIVALLAASTKLEIKEEEDPDDLLRKLY encoded by the coding sequence ATGGGGATGCCATTACTTAAGGTGAAGGAAAGGAAAGAAACAAACAAAAAATATTTAAAGAAGATAAGAAAAGAAGGATTTGTTCCAGCTGTTATTTATGGACACAATAAAAAAACAAAGGAAGTACAGTTCAATAAGCAGGAACTGGATAAGACTTTAAATCATTATGGTGTTGGTTCAAGTGTACAGCTTTCTATGGGAGATGAGATTAGATTAGCAATCATAAAAGATGTTCAAAGGCATATTACAAAATTACACGTTTTACATATAGATTTACAAGAATTAGATGAAAAGGAAAAGGTAAGGGTTAAATTACCTATTTACTTAATAAATAAATCAGCTGTAGAATCTAGTACTTCTGTTATACAGCAGCAGATGACAGAACTAGAAATACAGACTCTTCCAAAATATCTTCCACAATCAATAGAAGTTGATGTATCAACTATGAAATACGGAGAACCGTTAACAGTCAAAGATCTATGGGTTTTTAATAATGAGAATATTGAAGTATTAAGTGACAAAGATGAAATTGTAGCACTCCTTGCTGCTAGTACGAAATTAGAGATAAAAGAAGAGGAAGATCCAGATGATTTACTAAGAAAATTATATTAG